The genome window GGACAAAATCTTGCTTCTGGAATGGACTTGTAACTTATATCATTatattgtggggttttttatgagGGGTAAATATTGTAAAATGGGTTTTTAACATGTCCATCTTAAATGTAATTATGACCTGTTTTTAAAGTTGTAGTATTAAAGATGGTCTTTGTAAATCACTGGTACATACTTTGGagtcaaataaaattttatgttaCTCTCTTTCACTTTACCTGGGGAGAGTAAGCATCAGGCTGATGAGCTGGAAGAGGGATAATCAGCACTGTAGGGCTACTATACAGATTGGAAGGAACAGTATGGCAGATaaagaaaattcctttatttGTAGATTTATATAAGCATAATATGAAGTTAGTAATCCTACTGCAGTTGCTTAAGTTAGTATCTAGGAATATCTGTAAGGAAGAGCAAATAACTTAATCTAAACTCATATCttcctcttcatctttcttgtcCTTAGAGTCTCCTTCCTTTTGGTCTGACTTGACACTGTTCTGCATGGCTTTGGCAAAGGCTTCTACATCTAGAAGTTAAACACACCAGTTACTGCACTTCCTGGGCTGGAGCTTGTTGTCCACAATGTTAAAGCTTCATTACTTAGAAAGTAAACAGTTGCTTTAGTATGAATTAGCAGGTAGGAAAATTTTAAACAACAGTAACACATACACATCTGACACAGCATTTTAATGCACTTTAATTGTGCATGGGCCTCCTAAGACCAGAATCCTTGCAGTAATGGAAAGGGATGCTAAAATCTCATTTGGGAAAAGGGATGCCAGAGCTGGCCCTGACTGTGTTCACTAATTTCAGATCAATCACTAAAGACTCCCACAAGAAAGGCATTCCTGAACAAGGTGACTGTGACACCTCCAGAGTCTTTTGAATTTCtagcaagaaaacaaagccaacaTATCTCTGCAGAACCCCAACTTCTCTCACTGCACATCACACCTCACTCTGTCTGCTGGGTACACCTGTCccaccttccttttccttcaggagTCAGCTTGCACACTCAGGACTCTCAGAGAGGGAGAGTTAGAAGCTGATCCTTACACCCCACATTCAGTGGCTGTGTGCAGTGCCAACACCCCCAACAACcccttctctcctgctcccaccagcaCTCACCGCCTTTATTTGCTGCATCTACTGCCTCTGCAGGTAGCCCAAACTGGCTCATGAGTGGGCCCAGCTGTCCTGAAGCTAAGGCAGCACTGAACATGCTCAAAGCCTGTGGATTGGAGTCAACAACATCAAAATAAAGTTTGCATCAGATTCCTGCAGCAGTAACCTCAGGAGGAGAGCAGTCCTGTCAGGGCAGGGCTTGGGAACAGATATGCAATAAAATAATCACCAGTTACATCTCCCTCACTTCTTTTGTCTGCAAGGGCGATGCTACAGTTTAATCCAAAACAGTCATTTAAGCTACTGAAATTTTGCAAATGGACAAATTTCAATCAATTGGTGTAAACTACTAGTCCAGATTGGTCTGTAAGACATGAGCTTCTCACACACAGTATGCAATTAAGGACTGGTGTTTCAAGGGATGTAGTGTAGTAACTGTGAGCATCTCATCCCTTCAGTCACCTGAAATAACCTTTAAGGAGCCATTTGCTGAAAGGGAACAATGAATTTGCTACTACTCCTGTCATTTGCCAGAGAGCATATAAAAGTAAAAGGTAAAGCCCAActccaaaagaaaaagtaaaaaccaTTCCTATTTGCCCTTGAGTGACTGCAGGAAGAACTAGTGCtccattaaaccatgtccctcCTCCTTTCCACTTCTACTGAGCAACTTCCCACTCTGAACAGTGCCAGGAACCTGGAAAAGCAGGGCAAGGGGAATCAGGAGGatgggaaagggggaaggaTAGTGCACTTCCCCCCAGAGCCAGCCTCTACCTGCTGGAACTGAGGAGACGTCAGGGTGTTCTGGATCTCCTCCGCAGTCTGCGGCAGGGATTCCCCTGAGGGAAGGTAAGGCATCAATCGCTCCTGAACTTCAGCGTTGGCCAGGATGGGAGCCATGATCTCGGGAGTCAGAACAGCTGCCAGGTCCACTAGGAGAAAACAAAGGGTTGGCCATTAGACTACACCCAAAACCCCACGCTTTTGTCACGTAAATCAAATTATCTAGTTAGGGTGTGAGTATTAAAACTTAGCACACTGCTACCATCGTTTCTTCCTCTCAGTTTTGAAGTGACAATAAGTCTCCTGAAGCAGTCACAAAcaacactgaaattaaaaaaaccaaaacgcCAAAAAAACAGGAACAAGAAAATTAAGAGACCTTTCAAACCAACGTGGAACAGGACAGGACAGTAAAACAGCTCCAAAGGACTCCTGTTAGCACACTGCCACCATCGTTTCTTCCTCTCAGTTTTGAAGTGACAATAAGTCTCCTGAAGCAGTCACAAAcaacactgaaattaaaaaaaccaaaacgcCAAAAAAACAGGAACAAGAAAATTAAGAGACCTTTCAAACCAACGTGGAACAGGACAGGACAGTAAAACAGCTCCAAAGGACTCCTggatccagcagctgcctggtcAGAGCACTGTTACCTTGCTGTCCTCCTGCTCCAGATGGCACATTCATAGTAGCTAAAATGTTCTGAAGGTCACTCAGTTGAATGGGCTGGGTTGGGCTGGTGGCTGAGCTGGTTCCATTGCCCGAGCTGGgcacggggctggggctggtcaCGGAGGCAGCCGCAGGAACGGACGGGGCAGGCGTGACACGGGTGGAAGAAGTGGTGGAAGATGGAGTCACTGCAGCTGACTGGCTGCGAGAGCTGGCCAAGATAATCAGGATAATTAATTCCCTGCATACACCTCTTGTATTCTGAAGAGCTTATTTTCAAGCCTTTACAACATGCAGAACTCCTACCTCATTTTAGAGAGGTAATAAGCAGCCTTGATTCCCCCCAGATTCCCCATTCAATAAGCCATGATTCCCCACATagcagtgccagctcccagtacagcagccctgcaggccCGGGCAGCCAAGGGCTCCTAcctggatgaggagctgctggttgGGGGTCCCCCACTGCCGAGCAGACTGGCCAGCCCCGGCCCCGTCAGCGCGCCCAGCCCACCTTCCAGAAACATGAAACAACAACAGGTTTAGACATTCATTCCTACAGGGTTTCTGCACCTCTCTTCTCTGGAGAGGCTGCTCTTGTACCTGAAAGGTTTTATTGGCTAAAATAGAGGAGGGGTGAAAGAGCCCAACCCAGCCTCCCATCCCCTTCCATAAATTAACCATCTTCTTTTCTGATCTTGCATCCTCATTAGAGAGCTGAACATCTCAGAAATGACTCAATTTCTAGATGTGCACAAGGATGAAGTTACTCCGGTTTGTGCCGTACGTACATCACTGGAACAGCCCTCTCCTCTTATCTGCTACACCAAAAATCCAACTTTTCTATCAACTTTAAAAACAGGGCCCTCAGCATAAGATCCCAGAGGTGTCTCAGAGTCGCCACCACTCTCTCCTCACAGACCAGGGGTTTGCAGCTTCACACCTAATACACAGATGCAGCAAAGAATCAGCCAAGCTCTCAAACACTTCACACCCCAAGTGCtttcagaggagcagccagcaggaaacCAACACCCCTATGCCAAAGAAACCAGAATCAGCCTTCTCCATCACACATCCCAACTACCAAGGACTTATCACAGGGTCAAGAAcctcagctgggaaaaggacTGGCTGCTGGCCCCCCTGGAATTGTCAGGGACTCCACTCTTCCCCTACAACTCCTTTGAGCCACATCAGCCAAACAATCAATTTCCCATCAGCAGTTCCTTGCACCACACCTCGTTATACACTCAAAGCACCTGCATTTCTCACCCACCTTTGGGAGCACCTGGGAACAGAGGACAGAACAACAGCCCACAGTGAGCAAACCCCTGGCCAACTGCAGCTGCAGACCCTGTGGGTCAGACTGAGCCCCTGCCACTCCCTCCTTGTACAGGAACAACCCCATGGAACCAACTTCTGTCACTCATCCCAGagcttccccagcagcaggcacagcaggtgaAGCTCACCTGGCTACAccacacactgctctgctccatttCATGGTAAAAGTGacccaggagcaggagagctcctttggggctctgcagagccccaaGAGATGCAAACCAGATGTGAAGAAGACGACACTCCCAGGGGAAATGATCCCCAGGGATTCACCACAACCACTGTTTGCAGCAGCAAGCAGATGGTTCTTTCTATAACATGTCAATCTGGCTTATGGCTGGATGTAAAGGCAAGGAAAGAAGAATGGCTGAGGAAAAGTGTTGAGAAAAGGAGGACAGTCTGAGGATTATGTGAGGCTTCAAGAGGAAGATCTTTTCCAAACACATCCTAAAAGGCCAGATTTTTCCAACGCTAACATGAGATTTGCATCTGAACATGACACCAATATGAGACTTGCATCTGAAGCTAAAAAAACACCAGCCAGAGCCACAAAAATGGACTTCTGAGCTTAAGCACAGAACCTTTGTCACTGCCATCTGTGTTCCTTTGCCTATTTGCACTCAAGGGTCTGATCTGTCAGAAAATGTTCCTGAAGCACAGATAGCATTGAGAACAGACCACAGTAGGGACTAGAACACAGCCCTCAGCCCCTTCAGAAATCAGTGattccagctctccccagggctgcccaggagaGAAAACCCTGCCCTGAGCCTTGCCCCTCTGACTGGGGACTGCTGTGGGGTGGGACCACTC of Ficedula albicollis isolate OC2 chromosome 20, FicAlb1.5, whole genome shotgun sequence contains these proteins:
- the ADRM1 gene encoding proteasomal ubiquitin receptor ADRM1 isoform X1 yields the protein MSSGALFPSLVPGSRGSSSKYLVEFRAGKMSLKGSTVTPDKRKGLVYIQQTDDSLIHFCWKDRTSGNVEDDLIIFPDDCEFKRVPQCTTGRVYVLKFKAGSKRLFFWMQEPKTDKDEEHCRKVNEYLNNPPMPGALGGNASGGHELSALGGEGGLQSLLGNMSHNQLMQLIGPTGLGGLGGLGALTGPGLASLLGSGGPPTSSSSSSSRSQSAAVTPSSTTSSTRVTPAPSVPAAASVTSPSPVPSSGNGTSSATSPTQPIQLSDLQNILATMNVPSGAGGQQVDLAAVLTPEIMAPILANAEVQERLMPYLPSGESLPQTAEEIQNTLTSPQFQQALSMFSAALASGQLGPLMSQFGLPAEAVDAANKGDVEAFAKAMQNSVKSDQKEGDSKDKKDEEEDMSLD
- the ADRM1 gene encoding proteasomal ubiquitin receptor ADRM1 isoform X2; protein product: MSSGALFPSLVPGSRGSSSKYLVEFRAGKMSLKGSTVTPDKRKGLVYIQQTDDSLIHFCWKDRTSGNVEDDLIIFPDDCEFKRVPQCTTGRVYVLKFKAGSKRLFFWMQEPKTDKDEEHCRKVNEYLNNPPMPGALGGNASGGHELSALGGGLGALTGPGLASLLGSGGPPTSSSSSSSRSQSAAVTPSSTTSSTRVTPAPSVPAAASVTSPSPVPSSGNGTSSATSPTQPIQLSDLQNILATMNVPSGAGGQQVDLAAVLTPEIMAPILANAEVQERLMPYLPSGESLPQTAEEIQNTLTSPQFQQALSMFSAALASGQLGPLMSQFGLPAEAVDAANKGDVEAFAKAMQNSVKSDQKEGDSKDKKDEEEDMSLD